A window of Primulina huaijiensis isolate GDHJ02 chromosome 9, ASM1229523v2, whole genome shotgun sequence contains these coding sequences:
- the LOC140985245 gene encoding protein kinase STUNTED-like yields the protein MRLNLGRKNVVVGIRFDEHTQELLDWAVVKVADSGDNVVAVHVCRNSDCISKQKAAVDGYLEDYRGLCDRRQVSLCSDVVKGNSIRKVLVREAKKFDATAVIVGITKHNALGGWNSIAKYCAKRLPQSTEVMAIHNGKVMFNRCSMGHLEGPGDDPKPSFYFKKSCHTFQDYLSEFGESEMSETSRLSYDGREDDIVSSVSKLRRSSLSLISLPVEDFTKQRPGWPLLQTASSVTQPALEAREMSVVQWVMNLPHRSLDQLAHQQELPKDLVLILDRNSASCKVFSHDFIQKSTSGFSLENLIGKGGSNSVYKGVLPEGKPVAIKVLQSSEEAWKDFILEFDIMTTVKHERITPLLGICVESSINLVSVYDLLSKGNLEENLHGIDGTRGSVLSWAVRFKIAFGIAEALNYLHNECQRPVIHRDVKSSNILLTEELEPQLSDFGLAIWGPTKASFLTDSDVVGTFGYLAPEYFMYGKVSDKIDVYAFGVVLLELLSGRKPIGLEISKDQESLVMWAKPKLENGDFKSILDPNLDGNINEIQMQRMALAATLCLTQAARLRPKMCQILKILKGEEECMNGLKLHDYSENHDDDEVYPDSSAESHLSLAFLDVNDYSTSFSSLDQSSPPHSVGEYLQ from the exons ATGAGGTTGAATTTGGGGAGGAAGAATGTGGTTGTGGGAATTCGATTTGATGAACATACTCAAGAATTGCTGGATTGGGCAGTTGTGAAAGTGGCTGATTCTGGAGATAACGTTGTTGCTGTTCATGTCTGCAGAAATTCTG ATTGCATTTCGAAACAGAAAGCTGCGGTGGATGGTTATTTGGAAGACTATCGAGGTCTGTGCGACAGAAGGCAG GTTTCTCTGTGTTCTGACGTAGTTAAAGGGAATTCAATCAGGAAAGTTTTGGTGAGAGAAGCTAAGAAATTTGATGCAACTGCTGTAATAGTGGGGATAACCAAGCACAATGCTTTGGG GGGTTGGAATTCAATTGCTAAATATTGTGCAAAACGGCTGCCTCAAAGCACAGAGGTTATGGCAATACACAATGGTAAAGTTATGTTCAACAGGTGTTCAATGGGTCACCTTGAAG GTCCTGGTGACGATCCAAAACcaagtttttattttaagaaaagcTGCCATACATTCCAAGATTATCTGTCAGAGTTCGGAGAATCTGAGATGTCGGAAACAAGCAGGCTTAGTTATGATGGAAGAGAGGATGATATTGTTAGCTCTGTTTCAAAACTAAGGAGAAGCTCCTTGAGTTTAATTTCTTTGCCAGTGGAGGATTTTACGAAACAAAGACCTGGTTGGCCTCTGCTCCAAACAGCTAGTTCAGTAACTCAACCAGCACTTGAAGCAAGAGAAATGTCAGTAGTGCAGTGGGTAATGAACTTACCTCACCGATCTCTGGACCAATTAGCACATCAGCAAGAGCTTCCGAAAGATTTGGTACTTATACTCGACCGAAATTCAGCGTCCTGCAAAGTTTTCAGCCATGATTTTATCCAGAAATCTACTTCGGGATTCTCCTTAG AAAATTTGATTGGTAAAGGTGGAAGTAACAGTGTGTATAAAGGGGTTCTTCCTGAAGGTAAACCTGTTGCAATAAAGGTATTGCAATCTTCAGAAGAGGCGTGGAAGGATTTTATACTGGAGTTTGACATAATGACCACAGTGAAGCACGAAAGAATCACACCTTTGCTTGGTATATGCGTAGAAAGCAGTATCAATCTCGTATCTGTTTATGATCTTTTGTCCAAAGGGAATTTGGAAGAGAATCTACATG GTATTGATGGAACGAGAGGTTCAGTACTCTCATGGGCAGTAagatttaaaatagcttttggaATCGCTGAAGCACTAAATTACTTGCACAACGAATGTCAAAGGCCCGTTATTCACAGAGATGTTAAGTCATCAAATATTCTTCTCACCGAAGAATTAGAACCACAG TTAAGTGACTTTGGATTGGCTATTTGGGGACCTACAAAGGCATCTTTCTTGACAGATAGTGATGTAGTCGGAACATTTGGCTATCTTGCTCCGGAGTATTTTATGTATGGCAAAGTAAGTGACAAGATTGATGTATATGCTTTCGGTGTCGTTCTACTAGAATTGTTATCCGGAAGGAAACCTATTGGACTTGAGATTTCAAAGGATCAAGAAAGCTTAGTGATGTGG GCAAAACCCAAACTAGAAAATGGCGATTTCAAGAGCATATTGGACCCAAATTTGGATGGCAATATCAATGAGATTCAAATGCAAAGAATGGCTCTGGCAGCAACCTTATGCCTAACTCAAGCAGCACGCCTGCGTCCCAAAATGTGTCAG ATACTAAAGATCCTCAAAGGAGAAGAAGAATGTATGAACGGGCTAAAACTGCACGATTATTCAGAAAATCACGACGATGACGAAGTTTATCCAGATTCAAGTGCAGAATCCCATTTAAGTCTAGCATTTCTTGATGTGAATGACTACTCAACTTCATTCAGCAGTCTGGATCAAAGCAGTCCTCCTCATTCAGTTGGTGAATATTTGCAGTAA
- the LOC140984036 gene encoding basic leucine zipper 23-like — MDGEKFDFPSEQFSPCLDMSSCSFDIDDFLGPTPACNEALGWTEACADGFGRTQACAHAHACHPSGPDKSHTHTCIHVHTQIMPTSSDVQAPSSDNAEWVDKAQKFPSGNREAVRKYREKKKARISFLEDEVVRLRDLNQQLMKRLQVQDSLEAEIARLKCLLVDIRGRIEGEIGSFPYRKTTRNQDIIPNTNIFSTNMMAPCKMQCNDHNNCLGPGPKMDVLNSKDLDGCVSDSLQSSGTHNSGQNMVSKLGFGNVDGVSISNASTNKRRRGARNAKAS; from the exons ATGGATGGTGAGAAGTTTGATTTCCCAAGTGAACAATTTTCTCCGTGCTTGGACATGAGCAGTTGCTCCTTTGATATAGATGATTTTCTTGGTCCGACACCAGCTTGCAATGAGGCTCTTGGATGGACAGAGGCCTGTGCTGATGGTTTTGGTCGAACACAAGCCTGCGCACATGCTCATGCGTGCCACCCATCTGGCCCTGATAAATCCCACACACACACTTGTATTCATGTCCATACTCAAATCATGCCAACCTCTAGTGATGTTCAGGCGCCTAGCAGTGACAACGCAGAGTGGGTGGACAAGGCTCAAAAATTCCCTTCAGGTAATCGTGAAGCTGTACGAAAGTATCGGGAAAAGAAGAAGGCACGGATATCGTTTTTGGAGGATGAAGTTGTTAGATTGAGGGATTTGAATCAACAGCTAATGAAGAGGCTGCAGGTTCAAGATTCATTGGAGGCTGAGATTGCAAGGCTCAAGTGTTTGCTTGTGGATATTCGAGGGCggattgaaggagaaattgGATCTTTCCCTTACAGGAAGACCACTAGGAATCAAGACATCATTCCTAATACTAACATTTTCAGTACGAATATGATGGCTCCTTGTAAAATGCAGTGTAACGATCATAATAATTGTCTTGGTCCCGGACCCAAAATGGATGTTTTAAATAGTAAAGATCTTGATGGCTGTGTATCTGACAGCCTTCAGTCTTCGGGGACTCATAATTCTGGTCAGAACATGGTCTCCAAGCTCGGATTCGGGAATGTTGACGGTGTTTCTATTAGCAATGCATCCACCAACAAAAGGAGAAGAG GGGCACGTAATGCGAAGGCCAGTTGA